In Salinirussus salinus, the following proteins share a genomic window:
- a CDS encoding PrkA family serine protein kinase, which translates to MTEDFIEAADRALEGAYEEPMSLAAYVDALFEQPELAAHASKYLLEAIEDAGTRTVIEEGEEKTRYRFFDDPHNDGEHAILGNTDVLNGLVDDLRSIAAGRGKEEKIIWVDGPTATGKSELKRCLINGLREYSKTDQGRRYTVEWNVAGAGDSPGLTYGGDAAPDEDDWYESPVQSHPLSVFPQEVREQVLAELNAASGDHIPVRLEADLDPFSREAYEHLEEQYRRQGVEDLFSAVTDPKHLRVKNFVVDIGRGIGVLHSEDEGPPKERLVGSWMNGMLRELGSRGRKNPQAFSYDGVLSQGNGLLTIVEDAAQHADLLQKLLNVPDEGHVKLDKGIGMDVDTQLVIISNPDLEATLNQHADREGQDPLKALKRRLDKWEFRYLTNLSLEAELLRRELTNETAVWKADSWDQLETWIREPLRVDVRGDDNVVTERELAPHAIEAAALYSVVTRLDAGDVPGGLDLVDKALLFDRGYLQEGDERVDIDDFDFGEGGSDGEGGIPVTFTRDVVADLLNRESDRFHDELAVERVIMPRDVLNTMADDLTTAPVFSNTEAAEFEERVVPVKNYIFGRQEEDVLDAMMREKRVDEGTVEEYVEHVYAWAEGEQIENDRGEYVDPDPLKMKVFEVEHLGRFDEGDYEGNEPTDPVRAFRTEKVITALNRHAWYNRDEDFAVGDVNPKEIPVIRTVLGSHDWDDVRRTFEDFDPRQWDNPPAGTQTADLKESTLRNLQEMYDYSEASAELTSRHVMSQVSYKWD; encoded by the coding sequence ATGACCGAGGATTTCATCGAAGCGGCCGACCGCGCGCTCGAGGGAGCCTACGAGGAGCCGATGAGTCTCGCGGCCTACGTCGACGCCCTCTTCGAGCAGCCCGAACTCGCAGCCCACGCCTCGAAGTACCTGCTGGAGGCCATCGAGGACGCCGGCACCCGGACCGTCATCGAGGAAGGCGAGGAGAAGACCCGCTACCGCTTTTTCGACGACCCCCACAACGACGGGGAGCACGCAATCCTCGGCAACACGGACGTGCTCAACGGGCTGGTCGACGACCTGCGCTCTATCGCCGCCGGCCGCGGCAAGGAGGAGAAGATCATCTGGGTCGACGGCCCCACCGCCACCGGGAAGTCGGAGCTCAAGCGCTGCCTGATAAACGGGCTTCGGGAGTACTCCAAGACCGACCAGGGTCGGCGGTACACCGTCGAGTGGAACGTCGCCGGCGCGGGTGACTCGCCCGGCCTGACCTACGGAGGCGACGCCGCACCCGACGAGGACGACTGGTACGAGAGCCCGGTCCAGTCACACCCACTGTCGGTGTTCCCCCAGGAGGTCCGCGAGCAGGTCCTCGCCGAGCTCAATGCGGCCTCGGGCGACCACATCCCGGTGCGCCTGGAGGCCGACCTGGACCCGTTCTCCCGGGAGGCCTACGAGCACCTCGAGGAGCAGTACCGCCGGCAGGGCGTCGAGGACCTGTTCTCGGCGGTGACGGACCCGAAACACCTCCGCGTGAAGAACTTCGTCGTCGACATCGGCCGCGGGATCGGCGTGCTCCACAGCGAGGACGAGGGCCCCCCCAAGGAGCGTCTGGTCGGGTCGTGGATGAACGGGATGCTCCGCGAGCTGGGGTCGCGGGGCCGGAAGAACCCCCAGGCGTTCTCGTATGACGGCGTGCTCTCGCAGGGCAACGGTCTGCTGACTATCGTCGAGGACGCCGCCCAGCACGCCGACCTGCTCCAGAAGCTGCTGAACGTCCCCGACGAGGGCCACGTCAAGCTCGACAAGGGGATCGGGATGGACGTCGACACCCAGCTGGTGATCATCTCGAACCCGGACCTGGAGGCGACGCTGAACCAGCACGCCGACCGGGAGGGCCAGGACCCGCTGAAGGCGCTCAAGCGTCGGCTCGACAAGTGGGAGTTCCGCTACCTGACGAACCTCTCGCTGGAGGCCGAACTCCTCCGCCGGGAGCTGACAAACGAGACCGCCGTCTGGAAGGCCGACTCCTGGGACCAGCTCGAGACGTGGATCCGCGAGCCGTTGCGGGTCGACGTCCGCGGCGACGACAACGTCGTGACCGAGCGCGAACTCGCGCCCCACGCCATCGAGGCGGCGGCGCTGTACAGCGTCGTCACCCGGCTGGACGCCGGGGACGTCCCCGGCGGGCTGGACCTTGTCGACAAGGCGCTGTTGTTCGACCGGGGGTACCTCCAGGAGGGCGACGAGCGCGTCGACATCGACGACTTCGACTTCGGCGAGGGCGGGAGCGACGGCGAGGGCGGGATCCCCGTCACGTTCACCCGGGACGTGGTCGCCGACCTGCTCAACAGGGAATCCGACCGGTTCCACGACGAGCTCGCCGTCGAACGGGTCATCATGCCCCGGGACGTGCTGAACACGATGGCCGACGACCTGACGACCGCGCCGGTGTTCTCGAACACCGAGGCCGCGGAGTTCGAGGAGCGGGTGGTGCCGGTCAAAAACTACATCTTCGGCCGCCAGGAGGAGGACGTGCTGGACGCGATGATGCGCGAAAAGCGGGTCGACGAGGGGACCGTCGAGGAGTACGTCGAGCACGTCTACGCGTGGGCCGAGGGCGAGCAGATCGAGAACGACCGTGGGGAGTACGTCGACCCGGACCCGCTGAAGATGAAGGTCTTCGAGGTCGAACACCTCGGCCGGTTCGACGAGGGCGACTACGAGGGCAACGAGCCCACCGACCCGGTCAGGGCGTTCCGGACCGAGAAGGTGATCACGGCGCTGAACCGCCACGCGTGGTACAACCGCGACGAGGACTTCGCGGTCGGCGACGTCAACCCCAAGGAGATCCCCGTCATCCGCACGGTGCTCGGGAGCCACGACTGGGACGACGTCCGGCGGACCTTCGAGGACTTCGACCCCCGCCAGTGGGACAATCCCCCGGCGGGCACCCAGACGGCCGACCTCAAGGAGTCGACGCTCCGGAACCTCCAGGAGATGTACGACTACAGCGAGGCCTCCGCGGAGCTGACGAGCAGACACGTCATGAGCCAGGTGAGCTACAAATGGGACTGA
- a CDS encoding PrkA family serine protein kinase has product MTSEHTLETLSKEYRDTIPEDLRTTHSFDWYLSEVITDPKVARSAHQRVADMFDFYGTEYDEDRGIVEYKLAAEDPLHDGENTFYGREIHEAIHEFVNKVKSGARGLGPERRILLLLGPVGSGKSDFDSQVRAYFEDYTRRDEGRMYTFRWTNLCDIIPDQDPADDVVRSPMNQDPLVLLPREQRKRILEDVNEALEAPYTVRNEQTLDPASEFYLDELLAHYGDDLQAVLENHVEIVRLLANENKRQAIETFEPKDKKNQDETELTGDVNYSKIAIYGESDPRAFDYAGAFCNANRGIFSGEELLKLQREFLYDFLHATQEQTIKPKNNPRIDIDQVIVGRTNMPEYRDKKGDEKMEAFNDRTKRIDFPYVLEYEEEADIYRKMLRNADLPDISIEPHTLEMAGLFGVLTRIEEPDESSIDLVQKAKAYNGEIDETDDADVKKLREEAEAKADIGEGMEGVSARFVGDEIAEAIMDSMHRDRGFLSPLTTFNHLEGNLENHGSISADMFETYYRYLELVREEYKERAIEDVRHALAYDIDEIQRQGEKYMDHVMAYIDDDTVEDEITGREQEPDEQFLRSVEEKLDLPEDRKDDFRQEVANWVSRRAREGVSFDPQDNDRLRRALERKLWEDKKHNINFSALVSSGDMDDEERSQWIDALIEQGYSEGGAKEVLEFAGAEVAKSEIED; this is encoded by the coding sequence ATGACAAGCGAACACACGCTCGAAACCCTCAGCAAGGAGTACCGCGACACCATCCCCGAGGACCTCCGCACGACACACTCGTTCGACTGGTATCTCTCGGAGGTCATCACCGACCCGAAGGTCGCCCGGTCGGCCCACCAGCGGGTGGCCGACATGTTCGACTTCTACGGCACCGAATACGACGAGGACCGCGGGATCGTCGAGTACAAACTGGCCGCGGAGGACCCGCTGCACGACGGTGAGAACACCTTCTACGGGCGGGAGATCCACGAGGCGATCCACGAGTTCGTCAACAAGGTGAAGTCGGGAGCCCGCGGGCTCGGTCCCGAACGCCGCATTCTCCTGCTTCTGGGGCCGGTGGGCTCGGGCAAGTCCGACTTCGACTCCCAGGTCCGGGCTTACTTCGAGGACTACACCCGCCGTGACGAGGGGCGGATGTACACCTTCCGGTGGACGAACCTCTGTGACATCATCCCCGACCAGGACCCCGCCGACGACGTGGTCCGGTCGCCGATGAACCAGGACCCGCTGGTGCTCCTGCCCCGCGAGCAGCGCAAGCGCATCCTCGAAGACGTCAACGAGGCGCTGGAGGCGCCGTACACGGTCCGCAACGAGCAGACACTGGACCCCGCCAGCGAGTTCTACCTCGACGAACTGCTCGCCCACTACGGCGACGACCTCCAGGCCGTCCTGGAGAACCACGTCGAGATCGTCCGGCTGCTCGCGAACGAGAACAAGCGCCAGGCCATCGAGACCTTCGAGCCCAAGGACAAGAAAAACCAGGACGAGACCGAGCTGACGGGTGACGTCAACTACTCGAAGATCGCCATCTACGGCGAGTCGGACCCCCGCGCGTTCGACTACGCCGGCGCGTTCTGTAACGCCAACCGCGGCATCTTCTCCGGCGAGGAGCTGCTGAAGCTCCAGCGGGAGTTCCTGTACGACTTCCTGCACGCGACCCAGGAGCAGACGATCAAGCCGAAGAACAACCCCCGGATCGACATCGACCAGGTGATCGTCGGGCGGACGAACATGCCCGAGTACCGGGACAAGAAAGGCGACGAGAAGATGGAGGCGTTCAACGACCGGACAAAGCGGATCGACTTCCCGTACGTCCTCGAGTACGAGGAGGAGGCCGACATCTACCGGAAGATGCTCCGGAACGCCGACCTGCCCGACATCTCCATCGAGCCCCACACCCTGGAGATGGCGGGTCTGTTCGGCGTGCTCACCCGGATCGAGGAGCCCGACGAGTCGAGTATCGACCTCGTCCAGAAGGCCAAAGCCTACAACGGGGAGATCGACGAGACCGACGACGCCGACGTCAAGAAACTCCGCGAGGAGGCCGAAGCGAAAGCCGACATCGGCGAGGGGATGGAGGGGGTCTCCGCCCGCTTTGTCGGCGACGAGATCGCCGAGGCGATCATGGACTCGATGCACCGGGACCGGGGCTTTCTCTCGCCGCTGACGACGTTCAACCACCTGGAGGGGAACCTCGAGAACCACGGCTCCATCTCCGCGGACATGTTCGAGACCTACTACCGGTATCTCGAACTCGTCCGCGAGGAGTACAAGGAGCGGGCCATCGAGGACGTCCGCCACGCGCTGGCCTACGACATCGACGAGATCCAGCGCCAGGGCGAGAAGTACATGGACCACGTGATGGCCTACATCGACGACGACACCGTCGAGGACGAGATCACCGGCCGCGAGCAGGAGCCCGACGAGCAGTTCCTCCGCAGCGTCGAGGAGAAGCTCGACCTGCCCGAGGACCGGAAAGACGACTTCCGCCAGGAGGTCGCCAACTGGGTCTCCCGCCGGGCCCGGGAGGGCGTGTCCTTCGACCCCCAGGACAACGACCGCCTGCGCCGCGCGCTGGAGCGCAAGCTCTGGGAGGACAAGAAACACAACATCAACTTCTCGGCGCTGGTCTCCAGCGGCGACATGGACGACGAGGAGCGCAGCCAGTGGATCGACGCCCTCATCGAGCAGGGCTACTCCGAGGGCGGCGCGAAGGAAGTGCTCGAGTTCGCGGGCGCCGAGGTCGCCAAAAGCGAGATCGAAGACTGA
- a CDS encoding DUF5820 family protein, whose protein sequence is MALEDVPEGWVVWHEEPTKLVLAYRPDVFDSTAFPAPCLPTVYATKGKRDRRPGRNVPDPDDPWYVTLYLEPDVARETESFDTREAAAAGARDLARAFHAGELDYRALYQVPREAYLDRLDELTGGGTTGSGD, encoded by the coding sequence ATGGCACTGGAGGACGTCCCGGAGGGGTGGGTGGTCTGGCACGAGGAGCCGACGAAGCTCGTGCTCGCGTACCGTCCGGACGTCTTCGACTCGACGGCCTTCCCCGCTCCCTGCCTGCCGACGGTCTACGCGACGAAGGGCAAGCGGGACCGCCGGCCGGGTCGGAACGTCCCCGACCCCGACGACCCCTGGTACGTGACCCTGTACCTCGAACCCGACGTCGCCCGCGAGACCGAGTCGTTCGACACCCGCGAGGCTGCCGCTGCCGGCGCCCGCGACCTCGCGCGGGCGTTCCACGCCGGGGAGCTCGACTACCGCGCCCTCTACCAGGTCCCCCGCGAGGCGTATCTCGACCGGCTGGACGAGCTGACCGGCGGCGGGACGACGGGAAGCGGGGACTGA